One window from the genome of Eucalyptus grandis isolate ANBG69807.140 chromosome 7, ASM1654582v1, whole genome shotgun sequence encodes:
- the LOC104455076 gene encoding uncharacterized hydrolase YugF — translation MSKCFSFTASRDWFYRYWFAKSGLRSVSTSLGDGTVMQCWVPKIRKPSKPNLVLVHGFGANAMWQYAEALHHFTPRFNVYVPNLIFFGRSYTSRPDRTESFQAQCLMRLMDLQGVKRMCMVGISYGGFVAYSMAVQYPQALDRLVLCCTGVCLEEKDLKAGLFPVKSLEEAKLVLMPQTPDKLRELMRVSFVRPATGVPSFFLSDFIKVMCSEYVEEKGELIQEILKDRKLSSLPKIRQSTLLVWGEQDQIFPLELGHRLKRHIGDSAELVVIKNAGHAVNLEKPKEFIKHLKLFLL, via the exons ATGTCGAAATGCTTCAGCTTCACCGCGTCTAGAGATTGGTTCTACCGCTACTGGTTCGCAAAATCGGGCTTACGCTCCGTGTCTACCAGCCTCGGGGATGGCACGGTTATGCAATGCTGGGTCCCCAAAATCCGCAAACCTTCCAAGCCGAACCTGGTCCTAGTCCACGGGTTCGGCGCGAATGCGATGTGGCAATATGCGGAGGCCCTCCACCACTTCACCCCACGGTTCAATGTTTACGTCCCGAACCTgatcttctttggccggtcctACACATCACGCCCCGACCGGACCGAGTCATTCCAGGCGCAATGCCTAATGAGGCTGATGGATTTGCAGGGCGTGAAGAGAATGTGCATGGTCGGGATAAGCTACGGCGGGTTTGTGGCATACAGCATGGCCGTGCAGTACCCGCAGGCATTGGACCGGCTGGTCTTGTGCTGCACCGGGGTTTGCTtggaggagaaggacttgaagGCGGGATTGTTCCCGGTCAAGAGTCTAGAGGAGGCGAAGCTGGTTTTGATGCCGCAGACGCCCGATAAGCTTAGGGAATTGATGCGAGTCTCCTTTGTCCGACCCGCTACCGGGGTTCCCTCTTTTTTCCTAAGTGATTTCATCAAG GTTATGTGTTCAGAGTATGTTGAAGAGAAGGGGGAATTGATCCAAGAGATACTCAAAGATCGAAAACTATCGAGTCTACCCAAAATCAGACAG TCCACATTGTTGGTATGGGGAGAGCAAGATCAGATATTCCCCCTGGAGCTGGGTCACAGATTAAAAAG GCACATTGGGGATAGTGCTGAACTGGTGGTGATCAAGAATGCAGGGCATGCGGTGAACTTGGAGAAGCCTAAGGAATTCATCAAGCATTTGAAGCTCTTCCTTCTGTGA
- the LOC104455077 gene encoding omega-hydroxypalmitate O-feruloyl transferase-like translates to MGTTILRGTFESFEDESMNEAGNEKPRNAGATQKLDVKIVNAVRVSPARETFGGLYALSNLDQTFPYVIEIVFAFEGEGRGRCPVAIETIRESLAKALVEFYPFAGRLVVGSDGRMVVRCTGEGVPFIEATLEDDIAALGDISTINPAMLRKLVKHSDGAPTILEVPLLTVQVTTFKCGGIVVGIVMNHVLVDGKALTDFIACWNDLARAKPPSVLPFLDRSVLRPRQPPRVDLPHHEYAPRDRLPGLVVDPQTKPLVYRSFCFKPHALIQLKKAARIATQNGSSVVPTTFEVISALAWISRTKALGIGPHETTKLLTAVDGRPKFDPPLPSGYFGNGIAWSCAECSAGELIRKPFSFAVQTVREALASVTESYIRSAIDHVELNRVLVECEGNACCISKWSRLPFYKMDFGFGRPFQVAPARVPDNVILVASQSRENGDLVVSLGLTRDAMDVFSKLIQHELTLKSKF, encoded by the exons ATGGGTACCACAATTCTCAGAGGGACGTTTGAGTCATTTGAGGATGAAAGCATGAACG AAGCAGGAAATGAGAAGCCGAGAAACGCCGGAGCTACGCAAAAGCTCGACGTGAAGATCGTGAATGCTGTTCGTGTTTCTCCGGCGAGGGAAACTTTTGGCGGGCTCTACGCTCTCTCGAACCTCGACCAGACCTTCCCGTACGTGATTGAGATCGTGTTCGCCTTCGAGGGCGAAGGGAGGGGAAGGTGTCCCGTCGCGATCGAGACAATCAGAGAGTCGCTGGCCAAGGCATTGGTCGAGTTCTATCCGTTTGCGGGCAGACTTGTCGTGGGGAGCGACGGGAGGATGGTGGTGAGATGCACTGGAGAAGGTGTCCCGTTCATCGAAGCAACGTTGGAGGATGATATCGCAGCGCTGGGCGATATCAGTACCATCAATCCGGCCATGCTGCGAAAACTCGTGAAGCACAGCGACGGAGCCCCGACCATATTAGAAGTACCTTTGCTGACGGTGCAG GTGACGACGTTCAAGTGCGGAGGGATCGTCGTCGGCATCGTCATGAATCACGTCCTTGTCGACGGGAAAGCCCTCACGGACTTCATAGCTTGCTGGAACGACCTGGCTCGAGCCAAGCCACCATCAGTTCTTCCCTTTCTTGATCGATCGGTGTTGCGCCCGAGGCAACCTCCGCGCGTCGATCTCCCCCACCACGAGTATGCTCCGAGAGATCGGCTGCCCGGACTCGTGGTTGACCCCCAAACCAAGCCCCTCGTTTACAGATCGTTCTGCTTCAAGCCACACGCTCTCATTCAGCTCAAGAAAGCGGCAAGAATCGCAACTCAGAATGGCTCTTCCGTAGTCCCAACCACCTTCGAAGTCATATCGGCCCTCGCGTGGATCTCGCGAACCAAAGCTCTCGGAATCGGTCCTCACGAGACGACGAAGCTTCTCACTGCAGTTGACGGCCGCCCCAAGTTCGACCCCCCGCTGCCGAGTGGCTACTTCGGGAACGGCATCGCTTGGTCCTGCGCTGAGTGCAGCGCCGGCGAATTGATCCGCAAGCCCTTCTCATTCGCTGTCCAGACCGTGCGTGAGGCGCTCGCATCCGTCACCGAGAGTTACATAAGGTCGGCCATCGACCACGTCGAGCTGAACAGGGTCCTTGTCGAATGCGAGGGTAACGCTTGCTGCATCAGCAAGTGGAGCCGGCTCCCTTTCTACAAGATGGATTTCGGGTTCGGGAGGCCATTCCAGGTGGCGCCGGCGAGGGTCCCCGACAACGTCATCTTGGTCGCTTCTCAGAGCAGGGAGAACGGCGACTTGGTTGTGTCTCTGGGGCTTACTCGCGACGCCATGGATGTTTTCTCGAAGTTGATTCAGCATGAGCTCACGCTGAAAAGCAAGTTCTAG